One window of Solwaraspora sp. WMMA2056 genomic DNA carries:
- a CDS encoding RidA family protein gives MPPAAIRPADFPWFPYDGFTFCLGLADGDAAWTSGHTAAALDTTLGKMTVGGDLATQTATAYRKVLTILEAAGYGPADVTRVTENVTVAGLDDYAAAAAVRAEVFGEHQPVVRTVVVERLVRRAALIEIELHAVGGGGQLLVASEPRAAGSWVPSPVRGGHDGAVYLPTMLPVDATGEVVHPGDFVSQYAYCLDRAQDLLVAAGLSLDAAVTTYDYSTPATREVYRRTHRVRAERLGGAGVYPGAGGILMSRLHHPDALVAIDVTASRHPLELVNPGWSRYDSLTYAPGVKAGRTLYMSGFAALDMRTQQALHPDDIGAQAEVTYGAIRELLDHAGLGPQDLVETTEFCVASAIGDYRAVAGVRERLLSPPWPASTGAICAALLRPEFLLEVFPTAVYPEPADEPAELAVDRVEPADGPSTAGGS, from the coding sequence GTGCCGCCCGCCGCGATCCGACCCGCCGACTTCCCCTGGTTCCCGTACGACGGGTTCACCTTCTGCCTCGGGCTGGCCGACGGCGACGCCGCCTGGACCTCCGGGCACACCGCCGCCGCGCTCGACACCACGCTCGGCAAGATGACCGTCGGCGGTGACCTGGCCACCCAGACCGCCACCGCGTACCGCAAGGTGCTGACCATCCTGGAAGCCGCCGGCTACGGACCGGCCGACGTCACCCGGGTGACCGAGAACGTCACCGTGGCCGGCCTCGACGACTACGCCGCCGCGGCCGCCGTGCGCGCCGAGGTGTTCGGCGAGCACCAGCCGGTGGTCCGTACCGTCGTGGTCGAGCGGCTGGTCCGCCGGGCCGCGCTGATCGAGATCGAACTGCACGCCGTCGGCGGCGGCGGCCAGTTGCTTGTCGCCAGCGAACCGCGAGCCGCCGGCAGCTGGGTGCCCTCACCGGTGCGCGGCGGCCACGACGGTGCCGTCTACCTGCCGACCATGCTGCCGGTCGACGCCACCGGCGAGGTGGTCCACCCGGGCGACTTCGTCAGCCAGTACGCGTACTGCCTGGACCGGGCGCAGGACCTGCTCGTCGCCGCCGGTCTGTCGCTCGACGCCGCCGTCACCACCTACGACTACTCCACCCCGGCGACCCGAGAGGTGTACCGCAGAACCCACCGGGTCCGCGCCGAACGGCTCGGCGGTGCCGGCGTCTACCCGGGAGCCGGTGGCATCCTGATGAGCCGGCTGCACCATCCCGATGCGCTGGTCGCGATCGACGTCACCGCGTCGCGGCATCCGCTGGAACTGGTCAACCCCGGCTGGTCGCGGTACGACTCGCTGACCTACGCCCCCGGGGTGAAGGCCGGCCGGACCCTGTACATGTCCGGTTTCGCCGCCCTGGACATGCGGACCCAGCAGGCACTGCACCCCGACGACATCGGCGCGCAGGCCGAGGTGACCTACGGGGCGATCCGCGAACTGCTCGACCACGCCGGGCTCGGCCCGCAGGACCTGGTGGAGACCACCGAATTCTGCGTCGCCTCGGCGATCGGCGACTACCGGGCGGTCGCCGGGGTACGCGAGCGGCTGCTCAGCCCGCCCTGGCCGGCGTCGACCGGGGCGATCTGCGCGGCGCTGCTGCGCCCCGAGTTCCTGCTGGAGGTCTTCCCGACCGCCGTCTACCCCGAGCCCGCCGACGAACCGGCCGAGCTGGCCGTCGACCGGGTCGAGCCCGCCGACGGGCCGAGCACCGCTGGAGGTAGCTGA
- a CDS encoding MmgE/PrpD family protein yields the protein MIAAALADWATGPLDPPAAVRRAALRHLLDGLGTALAGRRGGTVDPALHVARDLGGPPEATLLGGRDTIGAPAAALAAGAMVHALDFDDTHAAGLVHATAVVLPAAFAVGEQVGASGRDVLHAAIAGYETVCRVAAAAPHGFHARGLHATMVAGVFSSALVTARLLRLDAARATDALGIAGSQAGGLLAFLHTGAATKQLHPGFASHAGILAARLAAAGAAGPANVFDGPHGVFDALAAGPVDPASIIAGLGQRWETLRIGIKPYPACQLSHAAIDAARAARRQPGFPADPAAIARIDVDVHPDSAPTVCGPGRDLTRPATPYAAKFSLPWSVAATLLDGDLTTASYRPDVIDRADVTALAARLHWRIVATGGHAADAPGAVVVTLADGTTVRGAVPRSGGGPDTPLTDDELAAKFLGNAGPAGAPVVDLLRRLDDLDDLDPIMAALAAAGD from the coding sequence ATGATCGCCGCAGCGCTCGCCGACTGGGCGACCGGACCGCTCGACCCGCCGGCGGCGGTCCGGCGGGCCGCGCTACGGCACCTGCTCGACGGCCTTGGCACCGCCCTGGCCGGCCGGCGCGGCGGCACCGTCGACCCGGCGCTGCACGTCGCCCGCGACCTCGGCGGCCCACCGGAAGCCACCCTGCTCGGTGGCCGGGACACGATCGGTGCCCCCGCCGCCGCGCTGGCCGCCGGCGCCATGGTGCACGCGCTCGACTTCGACGACACCCACGCCGCCGGCCTGGTGCACGCCACCGCCGTGGTGCTGCCCGCCGCCTTCGCCGTCGGCGAGCAGGTCGGCGCCAGCGGCCGCGACGTACTGCACGCCGCCATCGCCGGGTACGAGACGGTCTGCCGGGTCGCCGCCGCCGCCCCGCACGGCTTCCACGCCCGCGGCCTGCACGCCACCATGGTCGCCGGGGTCTTCTCCAGCGCGCTGGTCACCGCCCGGCTGCTGCGGCTGGACGCCGCCCGCGCCACCGACGCGCTCGGCATCGCCGGCAGCCAGGCCGGCGGGCTGCTCGCCTTCCTGCACACCGGGGCGGCCACCAAACAACTGCACCCCGGCTTCGCCTCGCACGCCGGCATCCTCGCCGCCCGGCTCGCCGCCGCCGGCGCGGCCGGCCCGGCGAACGTCTTCGACGGCCCGCACGGCGTCTTCGACGCCCTGGCCGCCGGCCCCGTCGACCCGGCGTCGATCATCGCCGGCCTCGGCCAACGCTGGGAAACCCTCCGGATCGGCATCAAGCCCTACCCGGCCTGCCAGCTGTCGCACGCCGCGATCGACGCCGCCCGCGCCGCCCGCCGCCAGCCCGGTTTTCCCGCCGACCCGGCCGCGATCGCCCGGATCGACGTCGACGTGCACCCCGACTCGGCACCCACGGTCTGCGGGCCCGGCCGGGACCTGACCCGGCCGGCCACCCCGTACGCGGCGAAGTTCTCGCTGCCGTGGAGCGTCGCCGCGACACTGCTCGACGGCGACCTGACCACCGCCAGCTACCGGCCCGACGTCATCGACCGCGCCGACGTGACCGCCCTCGCGGCCCGGCTGCACTGGCGGATCGTCGCCACCGGTGGGCACGCCGCCGACGCCCCCGGTGCCGTCGTGGTCACCCTGGCCGACGGCACGACCGTACGCGGCGCGGTGCCGCGCAGCGGCGGCGGCCCGGACACCCCGCTGACCGACGACGAACTGGCCGCCAAGTTCCTCGGCAACGCCGGCCCGGCCGGCGCGCCCGTCGTCGACCTGCTGCGCCGCCTCGACGACCTCGACGACCTCGACCCGATCATGGCGGCGCTGGCCGCCGCCGGTGACTGA
- a CDS encoding CoA transferase, giving the protein MTPLADIRIIAVEQYGAGPFGTVHLADLGAEVIKIEDPRAGGDVGRYVPPYAEDEDSLFFETFNRNKRSLSLDLTTDAGREVFEKLVAVADVVYSNLRGDVPEKMRIRYDDLKHINPRIVCVSLTGFGMTGPRRAEPGYDYILQGLAGWMELTGEPDGPPTKSGLSLVDYSGGFVAAISLLAGVHAARRDGVGMDCDVSLYDTAISMLTYPATWHLNAGFQPARTHHSAHPSLVPFQVFQAKDGWMVVGCAKEKFWTRLADVVGHPEWAAAGSPYGTFGTRRDNRDELLAELEQIFRQRTVEEWLTQLYAAAIPCGPINDVPAALAEEHTAARDLVVTTEHPRFGTVAQLASPVRVGAEPPAYRRAPQRNEDFATVTGDILGLDPQTLAELTAAGAFGTPRSPGPAAAGSEDTAR; this is encoded by the coding sequence ATGACGCCGCTGGCCGACATCCGGATCATCGCCGTGGAGCAGTACGGCGCCGGCCCGTTCGGCACCGTACACCTGGCCGACCTCGGCGCCGAAGTGATCAAGATCGAGGATCCACGGGCCGGCGGCGACGTCGGCCGCTACGTGCCGCCGTACGCCGAGGACGAGGACTCGCTGTTCTTCGAGACGTTCAACCGCAACAAACGCAGCCTGTCACTGGACCTGACCACCGACGCCGGCCGCGAGGTGTTCGAGAAGCTCGTCGCCGTCGCCGACGTCGTCTACTCCAACCTGCGTGGCGACGTGCCGGAGAAGATGCGAATTCGCTACGACGACCTCAAGCACATCAACCCGCGGATCGTCTGCGTCTCGCTGACCGGCTTCGGGATGACCGGCCCGCGTCGGGCCGAACCCGGCTACGACTACATCCTGCAGGGACTCGCCGGCTGGATGGAGCTCACCGGTGAACCCGACGGACCACCGACCAAGTCCGGACTGTCCCTGGTCGACTACTCCGGCGGGTTCGTCGCCGCCATCTCGCTGCTCGCCGGGGTGCACGCCGCCCGCCGCGACGGCGTCGGCATGGACTGCGACGTCAGTCTCTACGACACCGCGATCTCGATGCTCACCTACCCGGCCACCTGGCATCTCAACGCCGGCTTCCAGCCGGCCCGCACCCACCACTCGGCGCACCCGTCGCTGGTGCCGTTCCAGGTCTTCCAGGCCAAGGATGGCTGGATGGTGGTCGGCTGTGCCAAGGAGAAGTTCTGGACCCGGCTCGCCGACGTCGTCGGCCACCCCGAATGGGCCGCCGCCGGATCGCCGTACGGGACCTTCGGCACCCGCCGCGACAACCGCGACGAGCTGCTCGCCGAACTGGAGCAGATCTTCCGGCAGCGCACCGTCGAGGAGTGGCTGACCCAGCTGTACGCTGCCGCGATCCCCTGCGGGCCGATCAACGACGTGCCGGCGGCGCTGGCCGAGGAGCACACCGCCGCCCGGGACCTCGTGGTCACCACCGAACACCCCCGGTTCGGCACCGTGGCGCAGCTCGCCAGCCCGGTGCGGGTCGGCGCCGAACCGCCCGCGTACCGCCGCGCGCCGCAACGCAACGAGGACTTCGCCACCGTCACCGGCGACATCCTCGGGCTCGACCCGCAGACCCTGGCCGAGTTGACCGCCGCCGGCGCGTTCGGCACCCCCCGTAGCCCCGGCCCGGCCGCCGCCGGTTCCGAGGACACCGCCCGATGA
- a CDS encoding LLM class flavin-dependent oxidoreductase, with product MSLRLTYQPWGETLAELAAAGRRAEQAGAEVLWVSELHRSATGTAAALAGTTTTARIGTSIVLAFTRSPMITALEALDLDELSDGRFILGLGSGVRRLNEDWHHVDFGKPVAHLRETVRNIRHFWANCATGEPMMLDGEYEPMRIRGYERPFPVPPAGIPVYLAAMGPLMTRLAGQIGDGWISHELCSPAYLAGQILPDLTAGIDRAGRTRADLDVVVSACCSVADDRALARRRAAGLVGFYATVRTYADFFAFHGLADDQQQVIDAFRAGAGADHLADSVSDRMVDTLTLAGDRAEVAERIAGYAGIADSVKLSPPTHGLPAAETRAAQDEIIALIAELTGAAA from the coding sequence ATGAGCCTGCGCCTGACCTACCAGCCCTGGGGAGAGACCCTCGCCGAACTCGCCGCCGCCGGCCGTCGCGCCGAGCAGGCCGGCGCCGAGGTGCTCTGGGTCTCCGAACTGCACCGTAGCGCAACCGGCACCGCCGCCGCGCTGGCCGGCACCACCACGACCGCCCGGATCGGCACCTCGATCGTGCTGGCCTTCACCCGCAGCCCGATGATCACCGCCTTGGAGGCGCTCGACCTCGACGAGCTCTCCGATGGACGGTTCATCCTCGGCCTCGGCTCCGGCGTCCGGCGACTCAACGAGGACTGGCACCACGTCGACTTCGGCAAACCCGTCGCCCACCTGCGGGAGACCGTCCGCAACATCCGGCACTTCTGGGCCAACTGCGCCACCGGCGAACCGATGATGCTCGACGGCGAGTACGAGCCGATGCGCATCCGCGGCTACGAACGCCCGTTCCCGGTGCCGCCGGCCGGCATCCCGGTCTACCTGGCCGCGATGGGGCCGCTGATGACCCGGCTGGCCGGGCAGATCGGCGATGGCTGGATCAGCCACGAACTCTGCTCTCCGGCGTACCTGGCCGGGCAGATCCTGCCCGACCTGACCGCCGGCATCGACCGGGCCGGCCGGACCCGCGCCGACCTCGACGTCGTCGTCTCCGCCTGCTGCTCGGTCGCCGACGACCGGGCGTTGGCCCGCCGCCGCGCCGCCGGCCTGGTCGGCTTCTACGCCACCGTGCGCACCTACGCCGACTTCTTCGCCTTCCACGGCCTCGCCGACGACCAGCAACAGGTGATCGACGCGTTCCGGGCCGGCGCCGGCGCCGACCACCTCGCCGACTCCGTCAGCGACCGGATGGTCGACACGCTGACCCTGGCGGGTGACCGCGCCGAGGTTGCCGAGCGGATCGCCGGGTACGCGGGCATCGCCGACTCGGTCAAGTTGAGTCCACCCACCCACGGGCTGCCCGCCGCCGAGACCCGAGCCGCCCAGGACGAGATCATCGCGCTGATCGCCGAGCTGACGGGAGCCGCAGCATGA
- a CDS encoding MaoC family dehydratase encodes MSVRQGWTGRFFEDFGVGDVYQHPLGRTVSEADNTWFTLLTMNTSQMHFNTEYAARSEFERPLVVSTLTLAIAVGQSVTDLTQNAFANLGWNEIVLPHPVFAGDTLYSESLVLDKRESGSRPYAGIVTVRTRTLNQDGAQVCAFKRTFYVYKRGAKQVEGIFPAAATPLSLENEATG; translated from the coding sequence ATGTCGGTACGGCAGGGGTGGACCGGACGCTTCTTTGAAGACTTCGGCGTCGGCGACGTCTATCAGCATCCCCTCGGGCGCACCGTGTCCGAGGCGGACAACACCTGGTTCACCCTGTTGACGATGAACACCAGCCAGATGCACTTCAACACCGAGTACGCCGCCCGGTCGGAGTTCGAGCGGCCACTGGTCGTCTCCACCCTGACCCTGGCCATCGCGGTCGGGCAGAGCGTCACCGACCTCACCCAGAACGCCTTTGCCAACCTCGGCTGGAACGAGATCGTCCTGCCGCACCCGGTGTTCGCCGGCGACACCCTCTACAGTGAATCGTTGGTACTCGACAAGCGTGAATCCGGGTCCCGCCCGTACGCCGGGATCGTGACGGTCCGCACCCGCACCCTCAACCAGGACGGCGCACAGGTCTGCGCCTTCAAACGCACCTTCTACGTCTACAAGCGTGGCGCCAAGCAGGTCGAGGGAATCTTCCCGGCCGCCGCCACCCCGCTGTCGCTGGAGAACGAGGCGACCGGATGA